A single genomic interval of Shewanella psychropiezotolerans harbors:
- a CDS encoding glycosyltransferase family 9 protein produces MSLKLDNIDSLCLLRLSAIGDVCHAVAMVQAIQRQYPKLKITWVIGKIEYQLLEHLDGVEFVVFDKSLGWRSYFKLRRDLVGKKFDVLLHMQVALRATIASLAISAKVRIGFDRARAKEGQWLVTNKSVEPLATPHVLEGFMGFAKAIGVTDLTPSWEIPVPLADTEFAKKIIPDGDKTLVICAAASKAERNWLPERYAAVAEHAISQGFRVILCGGPVPLELELAKRIAQACAVSLENQVGKTSLTQLLAVLKQASIVLAPDTGPAHMAVTQGTPVIGLYAHSNPRRTGPYTCLDSVVSVYDEVIAKQKEGDVPWGARVKGTELMSLIQIDEVVSNFDSLLL; encoded by the coding sequence ATGAGCTTAAAACTAGATAATATCGATTCATTGTGTTTGTTGCGCTTGTCTGCAATCGGTGACGTGTGTCATGCCGTGGCTATGGTACAGGCGATACAGAGGCAATATCCAAAGCTTAAGATCACTTGGGTTATCGGAAAAATTGAATATCAGCTGCTTGAGCATCTGGATGGTGTCGAGTTTGTCGTTTTTGACAAGTCACTGGGCTGGCGTAGCTATTTCAAGTTACGCAGGGATTTGGTGGGGAAAAAGTTCGATGTGCTGCTACACATGCAAGTGGCCTTGAGAGCGACCATAGCTTCACTGGCGATATCCGCGAAGGTGCGGATTGGCTTCGATCGGGCACGAGCGAAAGAGGGCCAATGGCTGGTGACGAATAAGAGTGTCGAGCCTCTTGCCACTCCCCATGTGCTCGAAGGCTTCATGGGCTTCGCTAAAGCGATAGGGGTGACAGATCTCACTCCAAGCTGGGAGATTCCAGTACCTCTCGCCGATACCGAATTTGCAAAGAAGATTATCCCCGATGGCGATAAAACCTTAGTTATCTGCGCCGCCGCCAGTAAAGCCGAGCGCAACTGGTTACCTGAGCGCTACGCCGCGGTGGCAGAGCATGCGATATCTCAAGGTTTTAGAGTGATACTTTGTGGCGGACCTGTCCCTTTAGAGCTTGAGTTAGCCAAGCGCATTGCGCAAGCCTGTGCAGTCTCCCTCGAAAACCAGGTGGGCAAGACCTCGCTGACTCAGTTATTAGCCGTATTAAAGCAAGCCTCTATTGTTCTGGCACCCGACACCGGACCAGCGCATATGGCAGTGACTCAAGGCACGCCAGTTATAGGGCTTTATGCCCACTCAAATCCGCGAAGGACGGGTCCCTATACCTGTTTGGACTCGGTGGTTAGTGTTTATGATGAGGTGATTGCAAAGCAAAAAGAGGGCGATGTACCTTGGGGAGCTAGAGTAAAAGGGACTGAGTTAATGAGCTTGATACAAATTGATGAGGTTGTTTCAAATTTTGATTCGTTATTGCTGTAA